In the genome of Hymenobacter taeanensis, one region contains:
- a CDS encoding glycosyltransferase translates to MSSWEWGSGLLALQVLIAGIYLWQMLLYRRAWCNAQPCSQGERVPDGPNDLSSTDSFVHNTAGAGERPAPAFSILIAARNEAENLPLLLADLQQQLPVPGGFEVLVADDHSTDATAAVVLEAAQRLPFSVRLLQLANLPGARTGKKAAVEAAVRAAQAPWVLLTDADCRVPAGWLQAYATLAADPAVQFISGPVLLTGTGWLAALQGLELAGLVGVGAASINRQQPTMCNGANLAYRRAAFAAVDGFRGNEAVPSGDDEFLLHKMHAAYPGGVRFLQNRQAIVRTAAQPTLRQLLWQRVRWASKWRHYQAAAPQRLAVLVLLANLTFPIGLGLWLGGASAGWLAPLAWGLKLAGDVVFLRPVLQFLGRAHWLRWVPVLQLAYAPYALATGLLGLRGGYVWKGRQTQT, encoded by the coding sequence ATGAGTAGCTGGGAGTGGGGGAGTGGCCTACTGGCATTGCAGGTGCTGATTGCGGGTATTTACCTGTGGCAGATGCTGCTTTACCGCCGCGCCTGGTGCAACGCTCAGCCCTGCTCCCAAGGGGAAAGGGTGCCAGACGGCCCCAACGACCTATCCAGCACAGATTCCTTCGTCCATAATACAGCAGGAGCAGGAGAGAGGCCTGCGCCTGCCTTCTCTATTTTGATTGCGGCCCGTAATGAGGCCGAGAACTTGCCGCTGCTGCTGGCTGATTTGCAGCAGCAGTTGCCAGTGCCCGGCGGGTTTGAGGTGTTGGTGGCCGATGACCATTCTACTGATGCCACTGCCGCAGTAGTGCTGGAGGCAGCGCAGCGCCTGCCGTTTTCGGTGCGGCTGTTGCAGCTGGCGAATCTGCCCGGTGCCCGTACCGGCAAAAAGGCAGCGGTAGAAGCTGCCGTGCGGGCAGCACAGGCGCCCTGGGTGCTCCTCACCGATGCCGACTGCCGGGTGCCCGCTGGCTGGCTACAGGCCTACGCTACCCTTGCCGCCGACCCTGCCGTGCAGTTCATCAGCGGCCCCGTGCTCCTGACGGGTACTGGCTGGTTGGCTGCCCTGCAGGGCCTGGAGCTGGCCGGTTTGGTAGGAGTAGGGGCCGCTTCTATTAACCGGCAACAGCCCACTATGTGCAACGGGGCCAACCTGGCCTACCGCCGCGCCGCCTTTGCCGCCGTAGATGGTTTCCGGGGCAATGAGGCCGTACCCAGCGGCGACGATGAGTTTCTGCTGCATAAGATGCACGCGGCCTACCCCGGTGGGGTACGCTTCCTGCAAAACCGGCAGGCAATTGTGCGTACGGCGGCGCAACCCACCCTGCGGCAGCTCCTGTGGCAGCGGGTGCGTTGGGCCAGCAAATGGCGCCATTACCAGGCGGCCGCGCCCCAACGGCTGGCGGTGCTGGTGCTGCTGGCTAACCTCACCTTCCCAATAGGCCTAGGGCTTTGGCTGGGCGGTGCCTCTGCGGGGTGGTTAGCACCTCTGGCTTGGGGGCTGAAACTAGCAGGAGATGTAGTGTTTCTACGACCGGTATTGCAGTTTTTGGGAAGGGCGCACTGGTTACGCTGGGTGCCTGTGCTGCAACTGGCCTACGCGCCGTACGCGCTAGCTACCGGCCTATTGGGCCTGCGGGGCGGATATGTGTGGAAAGGCCGCCAGACCCAGACGTAA
- a CDS encoding PorP/SprF family type IX secretion system membrane protein, with the protein MKRALTLLLLPLLLVAVVPALAQQQAQYSQYMNNNYILNPGATGVEDYIDVKLSYRTQWTGLEGAPKTYYASASSSLGKWRTTGKRTLRDRRRPFHAIGGLVYKDETGPTSRTGAYLSYAYNLVLRPNLRAALGVSAGMQQFAVDGQKLQFFDPTTVAASAASRVLDGSVGLWVYSSDFYFGVSGAQLLGNKLNFSYGPNSLEAGEGNTLKRHYFATGGVRVPLSDDWSLVPSVLVKAVQPAPLSVDLNAKLKYQDLLWGGVSWRAFDSFVGMVGLNYEQFTVGYSYDAGLSQLAGYHGGSHEILVGLRLKKKAQVVCTNRFW; encoded by the coding sequence ATGAAAAGAGCTTTAACTCTACTGCTGCTCCCGCTGCTGCTTGTGGCTGTCGTGCCGGCCCTGGCCCAGCAGCAGGCGCAGTACAGCCAATACATGAACAACAACTACATCCTGAACCCCGGCGCCACCGGGGTAGAGGACTACATTGACGTCAAGCTTAGCTACCGCACCCAGTGGACAGGTCTGGAGGGAGCCCCCAAGACCTACTACGCCAGCGCCAGCTCCTCGCTGGGCAAGTGGCGCACCACCGGCAAGCGCACCCTGCGCGACCGGCGCCGGCCGTTTCATGCCATAGGTGGCCTAGTGTATAAGGATGAAACCGGCCCTACCAGCCGGACCGGTGCCTATCTTTCCTACGCCTATAACCTGGTGCTGCGGCCTAACCTGCGGGCGGCGCTGGGGGTGTCGGCAGGTATGCAGCAGTTTGCCGTTGATGGGCAGAAGCTGCAGTTTTTTGATCCTACCACTGTAGCCGCCAGCGCCGCCTCACGGGTGCTCGATGGGTCAGTAGGCCTATGGGTGTATAGTTCCGATTTTTACTTTGGCGTATCGGGGGCGCAGCTGCTGGGCAATAAGCTTAACTTTTCCTATGGCCCTAACTCACTGGAGGCAGGGGAGGGCAATACACTTAAGCGCCACTACTTTGCCACGGGCGGGGTGCGGGTACCCCTCAGTGATGATTGGTCGCTGGTGCCATCGGTGCTGGTGAAGGCCGTGCAGCCAGCACCGCTTTCTGTTGACCTCAACGCCAAGCTTAAGTACCAGGATCTGCTGTGGGGCGGCGTCTCGTGGCGCGCCTTTGACTCATTCGTGGGCATGGTGGGCCTCAATTATGAGCAGTTTACGGTAGGATATTCCTATGACGCGGGCCTGTCTCAGTTGGCCGGCTACCACGGCGGCAGCCACGAGATACTGGTAGGCCTACGCCTCAAGAAAAAGGCGCAGGTGGTATGTACCAACCGTTTCTGGTAA
- a CDS encoding DUF92 domain-containing protein has product MTDLPRLLLVLLLLAAGMVYSWRRNKLTPVAIWTGGLLGLLIYSGCGLLGVGLLALFFGLGSVASSWKVVEKRRLGLAEANKGQRTAGQVLANAGVAALVAGWGWQFPANASVAQLMLAGSFAAATADTLSSELGNVYGRRYFNILTWRPDVRGENGVVSVAGTALGLLGSAVVAGVYCLSTGLGSAFWLLLVAGTAGNLADSVLGATLERRHYITNNIVNFCNTLVGAVVAAGLAQVF; this is encoded by the coding sequence ATGACTGATCTGCCGCGTCTTCTGCTGGTACTACTGCTGCTCGCCGCCGGCATGGTGTATAGCTGGCGCCGGAATAAACTAACTCCGGTGGCTATCTGGACGGGGGGACTGCTAGGCCTGCTTATCTACAGCGGCTGTGGCTTGCTGGGGGTAGGCCTGCTGGCTTTATTTTTTGGCTTAGGCTCCGTGGCTTCTTCCTGGAAGGTAGTCGAAAAGCGCCGGCTAGGCCTCGCAGAGGCCAACAAGGGCCAGCGCACGGCAGGACAGGTGCTGGCCAATGCGGGGGTAGCCGCGTTGGTAGCGGGGTGGGGCTGGCAGTTCCCCGCCAACGCCTCGGTAGCTCAGCTCATGCTGGCCGGCAGCTTTGCGGCCGCAACGGCTGATACTCTCTCCTCTGAGTTGGGCAACGTATATGGCCGGCGGTACTTTAACATCCTCACCTGGCGCCCTGATGTGCGGGGCGAAAATGGAGTAGTAAGCGTAGCAGGCACTGCGTTGGGTCTGTTGGGTAGCGCGGTGGTTGCCGGGGTCTATTGCTTAAGCACGGGCCTGGGGTCAGCTTTCTGGTTGCTCTTGGTTGCGGGCACAGCTGGCAACCTGGCCGATTCTGTCCTGGGCGCTACACTAGAGCGGCGACATTATATTACGAACAACATCGTCAACTTTTGCAACACCCTGGTTGGCGCTGTGGTGGCGGCCGGCTTGGCTCAAGTATTCTAA
- a CDS encoding c-type cytochrome codes for MSHFSLKALFPLLVVLLLFLIGGVFFAATGVIEPFQMGTTAQSGAQPDSLAQAQVAGLNSAGQAIAMGPALSETEVAGEALFKGNCAQCHAINEVVVGPALMGLDKRRSERWLLSWIKNSGRMVASGDEYAIKIFNQYGQQQMPSFQLSESEIRQILAYVKSHKASGAEYNGAVAVVK; via the coding sequence ATGTCCCATTTCAGCCTAAAAGCCCTGTTTCCGTTGCTGGTTGTGTTGTTGCTCTTCTTGATTGGTGGTGTCTTTTTCGCCGCTACCGGCGTCATAGAGCCTTTCCAAATGGGAACCACGGCACAAAGCGGCGCGCAGCCCGATTCACTTGCGCAAGCCCAGGTCGCCGGGCTCAATTCAGCGGGCCAAGCTATAGCCATGGGGCCTGCGCTATCAGAAACAGAAGTTGCTGGCGAAGCCTTATTTAAAGGCAATTGCGCTCAGTGTCACGCCATAAACGAGGTGGTAGTGGGTCCGGCGCTCATGGGGCTCGACAAGCGTCGGTCCGAAAGGTGGCTCCTGAGCTGGATTAAAAACTCCGGCAGGATGGTAGCCAGCGGCGACGAGTATGCCATAAAGATCTTTAATCAATATGGCCAGCAGCAAATGCCCAGCTTCCAGCTTTCTGAATCAGAAATACGGCAAATACTGGCCTATGTGAAGTCTCATAAGGCAAGTGGTGCCGAGTATAACGGCGCCGTGGCGGTAGTTAAGTAA
- the ruvC gene encoding crossover junction endodeoxyribonuclease RuvC: protein MILPLATTDLLPKIIMGVDPGTQIMGYAIIEVQGQRVRVVQYDVINMKALGSNHAVKLKKIYDRMVELIDEFLPDELAIEAPFFGVNVQSMLKLGRAQGVAIAACLSRQIPYVEYAPTKVKQSVTGSGNATKEQVAHMLRQTLQLPPIEEAPKFLDATDALAVAMCHHYQKGNNVKAGGKSWGKFIADNPGKLAAPVAGKKAAVSKKKPAA from the coding sequence ATGATTCTGCCCCTTGCCACCACCGATTTGCTACCCAAGATTATCATGGGTGTCGACCCTGGCACGCAGATTATGGGCTATGCCATTATTGAGGTGCAGGGCCAGCGGGTGCGCGTGGTGCAGTACGACGTGATTAACATGAAAGCCCTGGGCTCGAATCACGCCGTAAAGCTAAAGAAGATCTACGACCGGATGGTGGAACTCATCGACGAGTTCTTACCCGACGAGCTGGCCATTGAGGCGCCATTTTTTGGGGTGAACGTGCAAAGTATGCTCAAGCTGGGCCGGGCCCAGGGCGTGGCCATTGCCGCGTGCCTCTCCCGCCAGATCCCGTACGTGGAGTACGCGCCCACCAAGGTGAAGCAGTCGGTAACAGGCTCGGGCAACGCCACCAAGGAGCAGGTAGCCCACATGCTCCGCCAGACCCTGCAGCTCCCACCCATTGAGGAGGCCCCGAAGTTCCTGGATGCTACCGATGCCCTGGCCGTGGCCATGTGCCACCACTACCAGAAAGGCAACAACGTGAAAGCCGGTGGTAAAAGCTGGGGCAAGTTCATTGCCGATAACCCCGGTAAGCTGGCGGCCCCCGTGGCCGGCAAGAAGGCGGCAGTCAGCAAGAAGAAGCCAGCGGCGTAG
- a CDS encoding gliding motility-associated C-terminal domain-containing protein — protein sequence MVSGAASTALAQAPTSPECAADEKFANTWYFGFKAGLDFNQASADSLPKVLTDGAMDAPAGSGVMSDKNGKILFYSNGETVWNGDGTVMTNGTGLAGSRFTTDGPLPIKLPGLPGTGQPTRYLLFTLQDTVGLSYSEIEIPATGGPGTVIAATKNTPLARGTAEKLTGVFHKNGCDIWIIAHGWGAAKTGNNNRGDAFLAYRVRPSVGYTGPVLIDAPISSPVGSLHAPSVAALGYKGQMKITPDGQRLALARYSEALGDSTSTVELFGFDTGTGQVSVNPQVPYIVDKGEGKYYGVGFSSGNFLYATVRNPPKLLQFDISGNGPVTKQDIPLKQKTPADLGSLQAAPDGKIYVARDNQPAVGFIAYPDSLGPKALYADDSLQLGGSRTSGLGLVNFNQSSLLRVGPSAQITGCRQISFRAPPIDFDGKTYAWTFGDGSTSTEENPVHIYATPGNYTVTLRITTNCFCRESSVTIQVPDLPVPGSIASPQTLCAGTASAPLTSAVDASGDAGLPLVYQWESSSDNTTFTAISGANGPTYQPPTTQTPGTTYYRRRVQLLLPDQSGPYCTPTFTVSVAITVLPALTPGSIAADQTVCAGTAATPLTTTAPATGGTGTFAYQWESSPDNVTWTPISGATNPEFAPGILTTTTYFRRQVSSGACATTPSNVVKITIVPALVAGTIAADQTVCANGTPAPLTSVTPATGGAGAIAYQWEVSTNNATWTPIPGATGADYAPGPVTTNTFFRRQASTGTACAPAVSNTVAITVLPVLTAGTIAADQAICPGGTPAPLTSTAPATGGTGAFTYQWQSSPDNTTWTAITGATNSEYAPGPLTSTTYFRRGVTAGACGPVYSPAVTITVLPVLTAGTIAANQTVCSGATPAPLTSTAGPSGGTGRFAYQWESSTDNATWTPISGANTETFASGVLAATTYFRRQVDSGTCGPVYSNVVTITVLPVLTAGTIGANQTVCAGTTPAPLTSTTSAAGGTGFLAYQWESSTDNATWTAVSGATGAVFAPGPLPVTTFFRRRVMAGDCGPVYSNVVTITVAPALTAGSIAADQTVCLGATPAPLTSATPATGGTGSYTYQWEASPNGSTWAVVAGATGETFAPGPLTATTYFRRRVTSGPCGPEYSQPVILRVLPVLTAGSIAADQTICTGTVPNPLTNTTDPSGGTGTFAYQWESSADNSNWSAIAGATNSTFAPGTLTATTYFRRRVTSGMGSCATVVSNVVTIQVQPAVTPTVTLATPPVQCPGTPLTFTAVVTNAGAAPTFRWLVNNVAVATGPTFTSSTLVTGDQVRVEVTPTAGLCSTGPAVATVTVTRTPTPLPTLTISVQPGGPVCLGAPLTFSLVNVTEAGPAPQYQWQVNGGDVAGATGPVFTSTTLREGQVVTLRLRTTNVCGQPVTAVSNGITVQIQPPVDVDAGPDREILAGTTITLEGRADGNYPVTWTAAAGLTFPFNDQLRPRVTPLVTTTYTLSAGSGGCADSDQVTITVRPAIRIPNAFTPNGDGRDDTWQIEFIEQFPENTVTVFNRWGNKIFSAENYSRANEWRGDINGQPAPVGTYYYVVVTKGPLGKSYSGSITILY from the coding sequence TTGGTAAGCGGTGCCGCCTCAACGGCTCTTGCACAAGCGCCAACATCCCCCGAGTGTGCGGCCGATGAGAAATTTGCCAACACGTGGTACTTCGGCTTTAAGGCCGGGTTAGACTTCAATCAGGCCTCCGCCGATTCCCTCCCAAAGGTGCTCACCGATGGGGCCATGGATGCTCCCGCCGGCTCGGGGGTGATGTCGGATAAAAACGGCAAAATTCTCTTTTACAGCAACGGCGAAACCGTGTGGAACGGCGACGGCACCGTGATGACTAATGGCACTGGCCTAGCTGGCAGCCGCTTCACCACCGACGGCCCCTTACCTATTAAGCTGCCGGGCTTACCTGGAACAGGCCAGCCCACGCGCTACCTACTGTTCACTCTGCAAGACACCGTTGGCCTAAGCTATTCGGAAATAGAAATTCCTGCGACTGGCGGACCGGGTACCGTCATAGCAGCTACCAAAAACACGCCTCTGGCCCGCGGTACGGCGGAGAAACTGACGGGGGTATTCCATAAAAACGGTTGCGATATTTGGATTATCGCGCACGGTTGGGGCGCTGCCAAAACCGGCAACAACAACCGAGGCGACGCCTTTCTGGCCTACCGCGTGCGGCCATCAGTCGGCTATACAGGTCCGGTCCTCATTGATGCGCCCATTTCTTCGCCCGTTGGTAGCCTGCACGCGCCGAGCGTGGCGGCCCTGGGCTACAAAGGCCAGATGAAGATAACCCCCGATGGGCAGCGGCTGGCCCTGGCCCGTTACAGCGAAGCGCTGGGCGACAGCACCAGCACCGTTGAGCTATTTGGGTTTGACACCGGCACGGGCCAGGTGAGCGTTAACCCCCAGGTTCCGTACATCGTGGACAAGGGCGAAGGAAAATACTATGGGGTAGGGTTTTCGTCTGGCAATTTCCTCTACGCCACAGTGCGCAACCCGCCCAAGCTGCTGCAATTTGATATCAGCGGCAACGGCCCGGTTACCAAGCAGGATATTCCGCTCAAGCAGAAGACCCCCGCCGACCTGGGCTCCCTGCAGGCCGCGCCCGACGGCAAAATATACGTGGCCCGCGACAACCAGCCCGCGGTGGGTTTTATTGCCTACCCCGACTCACTAGGGCCCAAAGCCCTCTACGCCGACGATAGTCTGCAGCTGGGCGGCAGCCGTACGAGTGGCCTAGGTCTGGTCAATTTCAACCAAAGCTCCTTGTTGCGCGTGGGACCGAGTGCGCAGATAACGGGATGTCGGCAAATATCCTTTAGGGCTCCTCCCATTGACTTTGATGGGAAGACTTATGCATGGACGTTCGGTGACGGTAGCACCTCAACAGAAGAGAATCCAGTTCATATTTATGCTACGCCCGGCAACTACACCGTAACGCTACGCATCACGACCAACTGTTTTTGCCGCGAAAGTTCAGTCACTATTCAAGTGCCAGATTTGCCGGTGCCTGGCAGTATTGCCAGCCCGCAAACTCTGTGCGCCGGCACAGCGTCGGCTCCGCTTACCAGCGCTGTTGATGCCTCCGGCGACGCCGGCCTGCCGCTCGTTTACCAGTGGGAGTCATCATCGGACAATACTACTTTCACGGCTATCAGTGGAGCGAATGGGCCAACTTACCAGCCCCCAACTACCCAAACCCCTGGCACGACGTATTACCGTCGGCGCGTGCAACTGTTGCTGCCTGACCAGTCAGGGCCGTACTGTACTCCCACCTTTACTGTCTCGGTAGCCATTACCGTGTTGCCGGCCCTCACCCCCGGCAGCATCGCCGCCGACCAGACCGTGTGCGCTGGCACTGCCGCTACGCCGCTTACCACCACAGCCCCGGCTACAGGCGGCACTGGCACGTTTGCCTATCAGTGGGAATCTTCCCCGGACAACGTCACCTGGACACCGATTTCGGGTGCTACTAACCCGGAGTTTGCGCCCGGTATACTTACCACTACCACGTACTTCCGGCGGCAGGTAAGCTCTGGCGCCTGCGCTACCACGCCCTCCAATGTGGTTAAGATTACGATAGTGCCCGCCCTGGTGGCCGGTACTATTGCCGCCGACCAAACAGTATGCGCTAACGGTACGCCGGCGCCCCTCACCAGTGTCACGCCAGCCACAGGTGGCGCTGGCGCTATTGCCTATCAGTGGGAGGTGTCAACGAACAACGCTACCTGGACGCCCATTCCTGGCGCAACGGGCGCCGACTATGCTCCCGGTCCGGTTACCACCAACACCTTCTTCCGGCGGCAGGCTAGCACAGGCACTGCCTGCGCTCCGGCAGTTTCTAATACGGTTGCCATTACGGTGCTACCCGTTCTAACAGCCGGTACCATTGCCGCCGACCAAGCTATTTGTCCGGGCGGTACGCCTGCTCCCCTAACCAGCACCGCTCCGGCCACGGGCGGGACGGGCGCATTCACCTACCAGTGGCAATCTTCCCCGGACAATACTACTTGGACGGCCATTACCGGCGCGACCAATTCGGAGTATGCCCCCGGTCCGCTCACCAGCACCACGTATTTCCGGCGCGGAGTAACTGCAGGAGCCTGTGGCCCCGTGTATTCACCCGCCGTTACTATTACAGTGTTACCAGTTTTAACAGCCGGCACTATTGCGGCCAACCAAACGGTATGCTCAGGTGCTACGCCTGCCCCTCTTACCAGCACGGCTGGACCTAGCGGCGGAACTGGCCGGTTTGCGTATCAGTGGGAGTCATCAACGGACAACGCTACCTGGACGCCTATTTCTGGGGCGAACACAGAAACATTCGCTTCTGGCGTACTAGCAGCTACCACGTACTTCCGGCGGCAAGTAGATTCCGGAACCTGCGGACCGGTATATTCAAATGTTGTTACCATCACGGTATTGCCCGTGCTAACAGCTGGCACCATTGGGGCTAATCAAACGGTTTGTGCTGGCACTACACCTGCCCCACTGACCAGCACTACATCAGCGGCGGGTGGTACGGGCTTTTTGGCTTACCAATGGGAGTCATCAACTGATAATGCCACCTGGACTGCTGTGTCCGGTGCTACGGGGGCCGTATTTGCGCCCGGCCCACTGCCGGTAACTACCTTTTTCCGGCGGCGGGTGATGGCCGGAGACTGTGGACCAGTATATTCTAATGTTGTAACTATTACCGTGGCTCCGGCGCTAACGGCCGGCAGCATTGCCGCCGACCAAACCGTTTGCCTGGGCGCAACACCGGCCCCCCTGACCAGTGCCACTCCTGCTACCGGCGGCACGGGCAGCTACACCTACCAGTGGGAAGCTAGCCCCAATGGCTCTACCTGGGCGGTGGTTGCCGGTGCCACTGGCGAAACCTTTGCGCCTGGTCCGCTGACAGCCACTACGTATTTCCGGCGTCGGGTGACCTCCGGGCCTTGTGGGCCGGAGTATTCACAGCCAGTAATTCTAAGGGTATTGCCAGTCCTGACGGCGGGTTCTATTGCGGCCGACCAGACTATCTGTACTGGTACTGTCCCCAACCCGCTCACCAACACCACTGACCCCAGCGGAGGTACTGGCACGTTTGCGTATCAGTGGGAATCCTCGGCTGATAACTCAAACTGGTCAGCCATAGCCGGGGCAACTAACTCTACTTTCGCGCCGGGCACCCTCACGGCTACCACGTACTTCCGCCGCCGGGTAACGTCGGGCATGGGCAGTTGCGCAACGGTGGTTTCCAACGTGGTGACCATACAGGTGCAGCCTGCCGTGACGCCCACGGTAACTCTGGCTACTCCGCCCGTGCAGTGCCCTGGCACGCCGCTTACCTTCACGGCGGTGGTGACCAATGCGGGGGCCGCGCCTACTTTCCGTTGGCTCGTTAATAACGTAGCCGTTGCCACGGGGCCCACGTTCACCAGCAGCACCTTGGTCACCGGCGACCAAGTGCGGGTGGAGGTAACCCCCACGGCGGGGCTCTGCAGCACGGGGCCAGCCGTGGCAACGGTTACCGTAACGCGCACGCCCACTCCGCTACCCACGCTCACTATTTCGGTGCAGCCGGGCGGGCCCGTTTGCTTGGGCGCGCCCCTTACCTTCAGCCTCGTCAACGTAACGGAGGCTGGTCCGGCCCCTCAATACCAGTGGCAGGTGAATGGCGGAGACGTGGCCGGGGCTACGGGGCCAGTATTTACTAGCACAACGCTGCGCGAAGGTCAGGTCGTGACCCTGCGGCTGCGTACAACCAACGTGTGCGGGCAACCAGTTACGGCCGTTTCTAATGGAATAACCGTGCAGATTCAACCACCGGTTGATGTAGACGCGGGCCCCGACCGGGAGATTCTGGCGGGTACCACTATTACGCTGGAAGGCCGCGCCGACGGCAATTACCCCGTGACGTGGACCGCGGCTGCGGGGCTGACTTTCCCGTTTAATGACCAGTTGCGGCCTAGAGTTACTCCCTTGGTAACTACCACCTACACCTTGTCGGCGGGCAGCGGGGGCTGCGCAGACAGCGACCAGGTCACCATCACGGTACGCCCCGCCATCCGCATTCCGAACGCCTTCACGCCCAACGGTGATGGCCGCGACGATACCTGGCAGATTGAGTTTATTGAGCAGTTCCCCGAAAACACCGTGACCGTGTTTAACCGCTGGGGCAACAAAATATTCTCAGCTGAGAACTACAGCCGGGCCAATGAGTGGCGCGGCGACATCAACGGCCAGCCCGCTCCGGTGGGAACCTACTATTACGTCGTCGTCACGAAGGGACCGTTAGGCAAATCCTATAGTGGCTCCATTACCATTCTGTATTAA
- a CDS encoding lysylphosphatidylglycerol synthase transmembrane domain-containing protein, which translates to MPPDLLQNYVQKPDSAARRRGFVVMGKLLVTLLTLGLLWYSVFQDADTATAWRGLLTRTLSGEGRGPILLALILMPANWGLEAWKWWRLARHLEPVSFRRSFRAVLVGLTLGFVTPNRVGDYAGRIIELKSRRLDALGAVFLGRYCQLVVTVLAGTTGLLYFVLRFYLHGYPATGLGLVVAVVLANLAVLLPLYRSRLLVAAVMAVRPLRRFRRFLAVMPTYPARALTAVLLISGLRYGVFCVQFGLLLVAYGAHAPFGPGVAAIAGTFLLKSLVPSLNALADVGVRELSATHLFGLLGEPVLPVLSASISLWVVNIALPSAAGLGFVLRLKVVRKRGKAPAKPAAHE; encoded by the coding sequence TTGCCCCCTGACCTTCTACAAAACTACGTCCAAAAGCCGGATAGTGCCGCTCGTCGGCGCGGGTTTGTGGTGATGGGCAAACTTCTCGTTACCCTGCTCACGCTGGGGTTGCTCTGGTACTCGGTGTTTCAGGACGCCGACACCGCCACGGCCTGGCGCGGCTTGCTTACCCGCACCCTAAGCGGGGAGGGGCGCGGGCCTATTCTGCTGGCCCTGATCCTGATGCCAGCCAACTGGGGCCTCGAGGCCTGGAAGTGGTGGCGCCTGGCCCGGCACCTGGAGCCGGTATCGTTTCGGCGCAGCTTTCGGGCAGTTCTGGTGGGCCTCACGCTGGGTTTCGTAACCCCTAACCGCGTAGGGGATTACGCTGGCCGCATTATTGAACTCAAAAGCCGGCGGCTTGATGCGCTGGGGGCCGTATTTCTGGGGCGCTACTGCCAGTTGGTGGTTACCGTGCTGGCCGGCACTACGGGGCTGCTGTACTTTGTGCTGCGGTTTTACCTGCACGGCTACCCTGCCACTGGCCTAGGCCTGGTGGTGGCCGTGGTGCTAGCTAACCTGGCCGTGCTGTTGCCCTTGTACCGCTCACGGTTGCTGGTGGCGGCCGTAATGGCGGTGCGGCCGTTGCGGCGGTTCCGGCGGTTTCTGGCCGTTATGCCCACGTACCCGGCGCGGGCCCTCACGGCAGTCCTGCTTATTTCGGGGCTGCGGTACGGAGTGTTTTGCGTGCAGTTTGGGTTGCTGCTAGTGGCCTACGGAGCCCATGCGCCATTCGGGCCGGGAGTAGCGGCTATTGCGGGCACCTTCCTGCTAAAGTCACTGGTGCCCTCGCTCAATGCCCTGGCCGATGTGGGCGTGCGGGAGTTGTCGGCTACGCATTTGTTTGGGCTGCTGGGCGAGCCGGTGTTGCCGGTGCTTAGCGCCAGCATCAGCCTGTGGGTTGTTAATATTGCCCTGCCGAGCGCCGCCGGCCTGGGCTTTGTGCTGCGGCTGAAGGTAGTTCGTAAGCGTGGCAAAGCACCCGCAAAGCCCGCCGCGCATGAGTAG